From the genome of Vibrio orientalis CIP 102891 = ATCC 33934:
TGTGGTGACCCGATGACGGGTGAAGTTCGCCGCTTCCTAACAGGTCCAATTGCTTGTGAGATCACTGGTTTAACCTTCTCTGCAGACAGTAAGACCATGTTTGTTGGTGTGCAGCACCCTGGCGAAAAAGGCGCGCCGTCTCATTTCCCTGCCGGTGGCGAGAGCAAACCGCGTTCAACCATTATGGCGATTACCCGCGAAGATGGCGGCGTGATTGGCGCATAACTAATAAAGAGATAAAACTTAAGCCCCGGATGGAGACATTCGGGGCTTTTTGTTTTAGATGGGATTTCTCTGACTTTGTTTACATTGCTCGTACATAGATGCACCTGGTTATTGATACCGTGCGTGCTAACTGTAACTAAATGTAAATAAGTAAAGCTCCTTGCTCTTTACTGCTAGCGCCTATGAATAATCATCACCCCAGCCACAAGATGCGAAATCATGATCAAGAAGCAAAGTTATTTCGAAATCGCGCTGTTGCAGCGTTTATCGGAATGGTGGTTCTGCTCGGTGTACTGGTCGCCAATCTTTATCGATTAGAAGTTAAACAAGTTGATTACTACACCACCCGAGCGAATGACAATCGTATCCAAGTGCTGCCGATAGCGCCTACTCGCGGGTTGATCTACGACCGCAACGGTAAAATTCTTGCCAACAACTTTCCAGTTTACGTACTTGAGATGACTCCGGAAAAGGTTAAAGACTTAAATGGCTCTATCGCTAAGCTTAAACAAGTTATGCAGCTGTCTGATTCTCAAATAGAGCGGATGACGCAGCCTCATGGTAAACGCTTTAAGCCAGTTGTGGTTAAAAATGGCCTCACGGAGCAAGAGGTCGCCAAGTTTTCCGTTCATCAGTATGAGCTTCCGGGCTTTTCAATCGATGTTGATATGAAGCGAGACTACCCATATGGCGAGGTGCTGACTCATGTATTGGGCTATGTTGCACATATCAATGATCGTGACCTAAAACAGCTAGAAGAAAGTGGCGAACTGGCAAATTATCGTGCGACTAAAACCATTGGCAAATTGGGAATAGAAAAGTACTACGAACATACTCTGCATGGTAAACAAGGCTATCAAGAAGTTGAGGTAAACAGCCGCGGCCGAATTATCCGTACTATCGAATATGTTCCTCCTGTTGCGGGGCAGGATCTGGTGCTTAATATCGACGTAGACTTACAACAATTTGTCTTCAAGCAGTTAGACAATCGCGAGGGCAGTGCGGTTGTGCTCGACCCACGTGATAATAGTGTCCTTGCTATGGTTTCAAGTCCGAGTTATGACCCGAACCTGTTTGTTGAAGGCATTTCGAGCAAAGCTTACAACAAGTTGCTTAATGACCCATTTCATCCGTTAGTCAACCGAGCGACATTGGGTGTGTACCCACCAGCTTCCACGATAAAACCTTTTATGGCCATTGCTGGCTTAAGCGAAGGCATTATTCAACCCGATACCGTGCGTGACGATCATGGTGCATGGCACATCCCAGGTTTAACCAAGCAGACTAAAGTATGGCGCGATTGGAAGCGTTGGGGGCATGGTCCAGTTGATGTCACTTTGGCGATTGAAGAGTCCGTCGACTCGTTTTTCTATCATATCGCCTATGAGTTAGGGATTGACCGCATTTCCGACTGGATGAATATGTTTGGTTTTGGTCGGCTTTCTGGGATCGATATTCCGGAAGAAACACGCGCCAATATGCCAACACGGGAGTGGAAGGAGTCACGCTATCGTCAGCCATGGTATAAGGGCGATACCGTTCCGATTGGTATTGGTCAGGGGTATTGGACAGCAACGCCGCTGCAAATCGCTAAAGCAACCTCCGTATTGGTCAACCATGGTGAGGTTATCGCTCCTCATCTATTCCGTAACACCTTGCCTCATGGGGTGCCCTTCCACCAAGAAGCGCCTAAAGCGGTGAAAGTTGCAAGTCAGATTGAAGGAGTCAGTGATGCTTCTTGGGATATTGCTATCAACGCCATGCGTCTGGTGAACTCGGGCAGTCGAGGTTCAGGTCGACGAGCATTTAAGGGCGCGAGTTATTGCAGTGGTGGTAAATCAGGTACTGCACAGGTGTTTGGTCTCAAGAAAGATCAGGTCTACAACTCTAAAGAGCTGAGTTATGACTTACTCGACCATGGTTTATTTACCGCTTTTGCTCCATGCGATCAGCCAAAATATGTCGCGACTGTCGTGATTGAACATGGTAACGGTGGCTCAAAGGTTGGCGCTCCGTTTATACGTAAGGTGTTTGATTACCTCGAAATTGGCAATGATGATAAACCAAAGCAGCATCAGACCTAAATCGAAAAGCTTGAGTAGATTAAATGGGGCGTTGTGCCCCATTTTTTTAGTTCTACAGATAGTTTGAGGATAATTATGCGCTCAAAGGCATAAAATTTGTGATCTTTAAACAATTAAGCACTAAATATAGTTGCTTCATATGTACGGTATAACTATATTGAAAAGGTATCCCACATAACTTTAAGGTGTAGAGACTGAGTAAACTCCCAGAGTGAATACGAACAAACTGAACGCAGAGAGACACAGGGCTTAGCGTCCAACCCGCTAAGAGTGCCATCAAAAACGTATAAGAATTAAGTATTTTCAAAGGCCTTTTGCTTTTCCCCTCTTTAAATAGTCGCACTTTCTAGTTATCGATACATTGTCTGATAACCATGGAGGAGGTTTGGCTATGTTACCACTAGGTTTATTCGCATTAGGTGTATTCGTATTCTTAGGTTGCTGGGTTGTTCAACACGGTTTACCCGTTCTCGGCATGAAGCTTGATGAAGCGGATTTGCTGCTCATCTCAGAAATGTCTGGTGAAGACGTTCTCGAAGCATAAAGCGCAAAAATAGAGAGAAAAAGGAGCCGATAGTGGCTCCTTTTTTAGTTTTGCTATCTTTGTAATTGTTCTCGAATCACATCTTTCACGGTGTTAAATCTTGCTGGAAGTTGTCGGTGACGC
Proteins encoded in this window:
- the mrdA gene encoding penicillin-binding protein 2 — protein: MRNHDQEAKLFRNRAVAAFIGMVVLLGVLVANLYRLEVKQVDYYTTRANDNRIQVLPIAPTRGLIYDRNGKILANNFPVYVLEMTPEKVKDLNGSIAKLKQVMQLSDSQIERMTQPHGKRFKPVVVKNGLTEQEVAKFSVHQYELPGFSIDVDMKRDYPYGEVLTHVLGYVAHINDRDLKQLEESGELANYRATKTIGKLGIEKYYEHTLHGKQGYQEVEVNSRGRIIRTIEYVPPVAGQDLVLNIDVDLQQFVFKQLDNREGSAVVLDPRDNSVLAMVSSPSYDPNLFVEGISSKAYNKLLNDPFHPLVNRATLGVYPPASTIKPFMAIAGLSEGIIQPDTVRDDHGAWHIPGLTKQTKVWRDWKRWGHGPVDVTLAIEESVDSFFYHIAYELGIDRISDWMNMFGFGRLSGIDIPEETRANMPTREWKESRYRQPWYKGDTVPIGIGQGYWTATPLQIAKATSVLVNHGEVIAPHLFRNTLPHGVPFHQEAPKAVKVASQIEGVSDASWDIAINAMRLVNSGSRGSGRRAFKGASYCSGGKSGTAQVFGLKKDQVYNSKELSYDLLDHGLFTAFAPCDQPKYVATVVIEHGNGGSKVGAPFIRKVFDYLEIGNDDKPKQHQT